In Drosophila simulans strain w501 chromosome 3R, Prin_Dsim_3.1, whole genome shotgun sequence, a single window of DNA contains:
- the LOC6729372 gene encoding accessory gland-specific peptide 95EF: MASVKLFFIAILVVALSLNTSASGLDPSSTAKPRFETKNRKLSAGALQSLAG, translated from the exons ATGGCCTCAGTAAAATTG TTCTTCATTGCTATTTTGGTTGTCGCTCTGTCCCTCAACACCTCAGCTTCCGGCTTGGACCCTAGTTCGACTGCCAAGCCCCGATTTGAGacgaaaaaccgaaaactaaGTGCTGGCGCTCTGCAGTCACTCGCTGGTTAA
- the LOC6729373 gene encoding signal peptidase complex subunit 3: protein MHTVLTRGNATVAYTLSVLACLTFSCFLSTVFLDYRTEANINTVRVLVKNVPDYGASRERHDLGFVTFDLKTNLTGIFNWNVKQLFLYLTAEYQTPSNQLNQVVLWDKIILRGENAVLDFKNMNTKYYFWDDGNGLKDNRNVSLYLSWNIIPNAGLLPSVQATGKHLFKFPADYATSSI from the coding sequence atgcacacgGTTTTAACCCGAGGAAACGCCACGGTGGCATACACGCTGAGCGTTCTGGCCTGCCTCACCTTCAGCTGCTTCCTGTCCACCGTCTTTCTGGACTACCGGACCGAGGCAAACATCAACACGGTCAGAGTGCTGGTGAAGAATGTCCCGGATTACGGAGCGTCCCGGGAGAGGCACGATTTGGGCTTCGTGACCTTCGATCTGAAGACGAATCTCACCGGCATCTTTAACTGGAACGTGAAGCAGCTGTTCCTGTATCTCACCGCCGAGTACCAGACACCGTCTAATCAGCTCAACCAGGTGGTACTGTGGGACAAGATCATCCTGCGCGGCGAGAATGCCGTGCTGGACTTCAAGAACATGAACACCAAGTACTACTTCTGGGACGACGGCAATGGCCTGAAGGACAACCGCAACGTATCGCTATACCTCTCGTGGAACATCATCCCGAACGCCGGACTCCTGCCCTCCGTTCAGGCCACTGGAAAGCACCTGTTCAAGTTCCCGGCCGACTATGCCACCTCGTCCATTTAG